A DNA window from Purpureocillium takamizusanense chromosome 9, complete sequence contains the following coding sequences:
- the USB1 gene encoding poly(U)-specific 3'-to-5' RNA exonuclease (EggNog:ENOG503P2PH~COG:L), which produces MALVDYSSSTSSSDAEQERDQEPPAKRRKNGSAASSTAVEAAMPPLPAAFHDLYASTVRQSVVDDPSLHQGRKRQNPHVPGNWPTHVYVEWHPGPDQHELLEELVGRVEDMLDEGVALHNFLTSDLGAPLPLHISLSRPLSLPTADKDPFLERLTRSLRTSGTEPFAVRPSGLAWYKSPDSERTFLILRVEARKHGANPELMALLTRCNTVSALFKQPALYQVHHSEAADSAFHVSIGWTFGLPDEETSLRVLRLFREKRFRAMHAWEIAVPGVKAKIGNVVTHVALGGGGGRSVAGGRDAQDEP; this is translated from the exons atggcgctggTCGACtactcgtcgtcgacgtcatcCTCCGATGCGGAACAGGAACGGGATCAGGAGCCCCCGGCCAAACGGCGCAAGAATGGCTCCGCGGCGTCCAGCACGGCTGTGGaggccgcgatgccgccgttgccggcaGCGTTCCACGACCTGTATGCGTCGACGGTCCGGCAGAGCGTCGTGGACGACCCGAGCCTGCACCAGGGCCGCAAGAGGCAGAACCCTCACGTCCCCGGCAACTGGCCCACCCACGTCTACGTCGAAT GGCACCCCGGTCCGGACCAgcacgagctgctggaggagctcgtcggcagGGTCGAGGacatgctcgacgagggcgttgCGCTGCACAACTTCTTGACCAGCGATTTGGGCgcgcctctgccgctgcACATTAGCCTCTCGCGGCCGCTCAGCCTCCCCACGGCAGACAAGGACCCGTTCCTCGAGCGGCTCACCCGTTCGCTCCGGACCAGCGGCACGGAGCCGTTTGCCGTGCGCCCCAGCGGCTTGGCCTGGTACAAGTCGCCCGACTCGGAGAGGACCTTTCTCATCCTCCGGGTCGAGGCGCGCAAGCACGGGGCGAACCCGGAGCTCATGGCCCTGCTGACGCGGTGCAACACCGTCTCGGCGCTGTTCAAGCAGCCCGCGCTGTACCAGGTGCACCacagcgaggcggccgactcGGCGTTCCACGTCTCCATCGGGTGGACGTTTGGGCTGCCGGACGAGGAGACGTCGCTCCGGGTGCTCAGGCTGTTTAGGGAGAAGCGGTTCCGGGCGATGCACGCCTGGGAGATTGCGGTGCcgggcgtcaaggccaagatTGGCAACGTCGTGACGCACGTTGCGCtggggggaggcggcgggcggtcaGTCGCCGGCGGACGGGACGCGCAGGACGagccatga
- a CDS encoding uncharacterized protein (COG:S~EggNog:ENOG503NZAC), with translation MGSPVRKVCLVGASGTVGSAILSELLAARCFIVSVLRRSTSSSVPRQTEAIASILSVSPAFDTDELSQALVGQDAVVAAFPVSDVGQHLRLAEAAARAGVLRFIPADFGSCDASNSFAQECAQLYRDKMRIRGYCGELAARSATFSWTSLVCGHLFDKDLYEGYLRFHLDTCSAEIFDGGHDRASSSTLRRIGQAVVSVLRDHLEETCNRTLFIQSFNPTQAEILAALEQATSKTWRTKHIDSDVFLERQRRRFEEGNEDALEEIVFVLGTRDADWSHKDSFANRLLGLENENLDNVVSQVVAKHARAGKEPPRD, from the coding sequence ATGGGTTCTCCTGTTCGGAAAGTTTGCCTCGttggcgccagcggcaccgTTGGTTCGGCTATACTCTCCGAGCTTCTCGCTGCTCGCTGTTTCATCGTTTCCGTGCTCCGCCGTTCCACATCCTCCTCGGTGCCGCGCCAGACGGAGGCCATCGCCTCGATCCTCTCCGTCTCCCCCGCCTTTGACACGGACGAGCTGtcgcaggccctcgtcggccaagacgccgtcgtcgctgcctTTCCCGTATCGGATGTTGGCCAGCACCTGCGGCTTGCAGAAGCCGCGGCTCGTGCTGGCGTGTTGAGGTTCATTCCCGCCGACTTTGGGTCTTGCGACGCCTCGAATTCTTTTGCGCAGGAGTGCGCCCAGCTATATCGCGACAAGATGCGCATTCGCGGGTACTgtggcgagctggccgcccgGTCTGCGACTTTCTCCTGGACGTCACTCGTATGCGGACACCTTTTTGACAAGGATCTTTACGAGGGGTATTTGCGCTTCCATCTCGACACATGTAGCGCAGAGATATTCGATGGCGGTCACGACAGAGCCTCGTCCTCAACCCTCCGCCGCATTGGCCAGGCCGTTGTCTCCGTCCTTCGGGACCACCTGGAGGAAACCTGCAATCGAACTCTGTTCATCCAAAGTTTTAACCCGACCCAGGCCGAGATCCTCGCAGCCCTTGAGCAGGCCACAAGCAAAACGTGGAGAACCAAACACATCGACTCGGATGTTTTCCTCGAGAGACAACGACGTCGGTTCGAAGAGGGTAACgaggacgccctcgaggaaaTTGTATTCGTACTTGGCACTCGCGATGCGGACTGGTCACATAAAGACAGTTTCGCCAACAGGCTGCTCGGACTCGAGAACGAGAATTTAGACAATGTAGTGTCCCAAGTGGTAGCAAAGCACGCAAGGGCAGGCAAAGAGCCGCCCAGGGATTGA
- a CDS encoding uncharacterized protein (COG:S~EggNog:ENOG503P1IQ): MLDPLTAPEPSQETGPGSSLVNNHHQHRRHRASFFSAARSLKKLSLSTAAPDKDKEDKEGGDDGSKDDARGPNAAAAKAIPGDDDDDHRDNSSGYPTPPSSDSEGKDPARRAARSIGSGIGSGSDRGGSDAGAGLGAAPGIGASAAPQLHPSNPFSTTTTTPSTASTTTSTSYARSDAHASREISPPLSPQHHRHILDHPASPRGSQHQHQHQHQYPLSPRHRRNPSVPTAPCSSWPDKPGPLPPSSLLVPHHPHPQPPHHLHHRNRSSSSVASSNSNSHDNGNSNSNRNTTTTTLQRHRSLRQRYPGDMSHRPLDMLRADARAAERGPHQRHRKRISRDTDTIDALDNTVGGIPYHHGGPYDATLTSRNLDVRYSPVAAVRASNEAALRATPRENIMDSLERHVPLQGTASIPPGARDMSGRVMDYDEGADLMREPDADGGAYKRWPGVQYHPEDYKGKGEPSFTIERDLKARKHGKHLSEADAFEMYPGANRRTVAARQRSASNAEHEGSSASGNAYGGSGSGSGSGEGLRRNNTTGKRLSDGIKRRFGSLRHKKSAEAH; the protein is encoded by the exons ATGCTCGACCCGCTCACGGCTCCCGAGCCCAGCCAGGAGACGGGGCCCGGCTCCTCGCTCGtcaacaaccaccaccagcaccgccggcaccgcgcGTCCTTTTTCTCGGCGGCCCGCAGCCTCAAGAAGCTGTCCCtgtccacggcggcgccggacaaggacaaggaggacaaggagggcggcgacgacggcagcaaggaCGACGCCCGGGGGcccaacgccgcggccgcgaagGCCATccccggcgatgacgacgacgaccaccgcGACAACTCGTCCGGGTatcccacgccgccgtcgtcggacTCGGAGGGCAAGgaccctgcccgccgcgcagcccgAAGCATTGGCAGTGGCattggcagcggcagcgaccgTGGTGGCAGTGACGCTGGGGCCGGCCTCGGTGCTGCTCCAGGCATTGGCGCCTCTGCTGCCCCCCAGCTCCACCCCTCCAACCCGTtctcgaccaccaccactacacCAAGCACCGCTAGCACTACCACCTCTACGTCATATGCTCGGTCGGACGCGCACGCAAGCCGTGAAATCAGTCCACCGCTCTCTCctcaacaccaccgccacaTCCTCGACCACCCTGCCTCACCTCGCGGctcgcagcatcagcatcagcatcagcatcaatACCCCTTGAgtccccgtcatcgccgcAACCCCAGTGTTCCGACAGCACCTTGCAGTTCCTGGCCCGACAAGCCcggccccctcccgccgtcgtccctgCTGGTCCCGCACCATCCGCATCCGCAACCTCCTCatcacctccaccaccgcaaccgcagcagcagcagcgtcgccagcagcaacagcaacagccacgacaacggcaacagcaacagcaacagaaacaccaccaccaccacgctcCAGCGCCACCGCTCCCTCCGCCAGCGCTACCCCGGCGACATGTCGCACCGCCCGCTCGACAtgctccgcgccgacgcccgcgccgccgagcgcggccCGCACCAGCGCCACCGCAAGCGCATCTCCCGCGACACGGACaccatcgacgccctcgacaacaccgtcggcggcatccccTACCACCACGGCGGGCCCTACGACGCCACCCTCACCAGCCGCAACCTCGACGTCAGGTAcagccccgtcgccgccgtccgcgcctccaacgaggccgccctgcgcgccacCCCGCGCGAGAACATCATGGACAGCCTCGAGCGCCACGTGCCCCTCCAGGGCACcgcctccatcccccccggcgcccgcgacATGAGCGGCCGCGTCATGGActacgacgagggcgccgacctcatgcgcgagcccgacgccgacggcggcgcctacAAGCGCTGGCCCGGTGTG CAATACCACCCTGAAGActacaagggcaagggcgagcCCTCCTTCACCATCGAGCGGGACCTCAAGGCCCGCAAGCACGGCAAGCACCtcagcgaggccgacgccttcGAAATGTACCCGGGCGCCAACAGGCGTACCGTTGCCGCCCGtcagcgcagcgccagcaacgCTGAGCACGAGGGCTCCTCCGCGAGCGGCAACGCCTacggtggcagcggcagcggcagcggcagcggcgagggtcTGCGTCGGAACAACACCACGGGCAAGAGGCTCAGCGACGGCATCAAGCGCCGCTTCGGCAGCCTGCGGCATAAAaagtcggccgaggcgcactAG
- the CFT1 gene encoding mRNA cleavage and polyadenylation factor subunit (EggNog:ENOG503NX0H~BUSCO:EOG092604KQ~COG:A) has product MQVYTELAAPSAVTHSLSLPLTSPSASNLVVAKGSLLQIFATRAVSAELDPNSQREDAPTIDAHFDRRANDDDGLEASFLGGETMLVRADRSTNTKLVLVAEMTLAGTVIGLARIKTKTASGGDALLLAYRAAKMCLAEWDPQRSTLETTSIHYYEKDELTGAPWEMGFGEYANYLEADPGSRCAALKFGTRNLAILPFAQSEEDLAMDDWDEDLDGPRPAKEPAADGDDKQAAYTPSFVLRLPLLDPTLLHPVHLAFLHEYREPTFGILSSSQAPAPALGVRDHLSYKVFTLDLKQRASTAILSVTGLPRDLFKVVALPAPMGGALLVGENELVHIDQSGKPNGVAVNDMAKQTTAFSLADQCDLGLRLEGCAVQQLAPDNGELLLVLGDGRLAIVSFKIDGRTVSGINIKPVAPESGGHLIKSGVSCVSRLGANSFFLGSQTSDSSVLGWSRKQTQEKRKKRALDPDLGLDVDDLDLDDDDEDDDLYGNDAEAKPALAVNGTSRPGDVVFRIQDSLLSIAPVLDVATGSPQFLPDSEEADLAKGVSAELQLACAVGRGKAGSIAILNREIQPKVIGRFDFPEARGFWTMCVKKPMSKVLGASAATGEDYDPPAQYDKYMIVAKVDLDGYETSDVYAVTGAGFETLKETEFEPAAGFTVEAGTMGKQMRVIQVLKSEVRCYDGDLGLAQILPMLDEETGAEPRVVSASIVDPYLLLIRDDGSVFLAQIDSSNELEEVEKTGLQSKWVSGCLYNDAAGAFGLGQPAGAVMMFLLGASGALHVYALPDLSKPVFVAECLTSIPPFLSADFVARRGASKESVSEILVADLGDAVAKTPYLIVRHSTDDLTLYEPVRHQKDGQASLLFKKVTNAAMAKRTEETPQDEEAEPPRFFPLRPCANVGGYSAVFMPGPSPSFVLKSSKSIPRVIGLQGVGSRGLSTFHTEGCDRGFIYADSEGVARVTQLPEATNLTELGLSVKKIPMDQDIRHVSYHQPTGTYIAACTRYEPFELPRDDDYHKEWARETITFPPTAARGVLKLINPATWTVIHSLELEPCESIESMRTLHLEVSEETRERRMLVAVGTALSKGEDLPTRGRVQVFDIVAVIPEPGRPETNRRLKLMAKEEIPRGGITALSEIGTQGLMLVAQGQKCMVRGLKEDGSLLPVAFLDMNCHVASARGLPGTGLCLMADSFKGLWFAGYTEEPYTFKVLGKSSGTLPLLVADFLPDGEDLSLVAVDADGDLHVLEFDPEHPKSLQGHLLLHRASFSVTPNPPTSSLLLPRTSRQHPRSHVLFLASPSGQLSALTPLPESTYRRLLSVTNQLHPALVPHAGLHAKAYRIPDTQGRNASIGVETAASWGRAVVDGAVLARWTELGAAKRSEIASRGGYDSAADLRADLDAVLGWSGMAYF; this is encoded by the exons ATGCAGGTGTACACCGAGCTCGCGGCTCCCTCAGCCGTCACGCACTCCCTGAGCCTGCCGCtcacctcgccctcggccagcaacctcgtcgtggccaagggctcgctgctgcagaTCTTTGCCAcgcgcgccgtctccgccgagctcgacccCAACAGCCAGAGGGAGGACGCGCCCACGATCGACGCCCACTTTGACCGccgcgccaacgacgacgatggcctcgaggcctccttcctcggcggcgagaccaTGCTCGTGCGCGCCGACCGATCCACCAACAccaagctcgtcctcgtggcCGAGATGACGCTCGCCGGGACCGTCATCGGCCTGGCCCGGATCAAGACCAAGacggcctcgggcggcgacgcgctgctgctcgcgtaccgcgccgccaagatgTGCCTGGCGGAATGGGACCCCCAGCGCAGCACGCTCGAGACGACGTCGATACACTACTACGAAAAGGACGAGCTGACGGGCGCGCCGTGGGAGATGGGCTTTGGCGAATACGCCAACtacctcgaggccgacccCGGGAGCAGgtgcgccgccctcaagtTTGGCACGCGCAACCTCGCCATCCTGCCCTTTGCGCAGTCCGAGGAAGAcctcgccatggacgactgggacgaggacctcgacgggccgcggccggccaaggagcccgccgccgacggagaCGACAAGCAGGCCGCCTACACCCCGTCGTTTGTtctgcggctgccgctgctcgaccCCACGCTGCTGCACCCGGTGCACCTCGCGTTCCTGCACGAGTACCGGGAACCGACCTTTGGCATCCTCTCGTCGAGCCaagccccggccccggccctcggcgtcAGGGATCACCTGTCGTACAAGGTGTTTACGCTGGACCTGAAGcagcgggcgtcgacggcgatcCTCTCGGTGACGGGGCTGCCGCGAGACTTGTTCAAGGTGgtcgcgctgccggcgcccatgggcggcgcgctgctcgtggGCGAGAACGAGCTCGTGCACATCGACCAGTCGGGCAAGCCCAACGGCGTGGCCGTCAACGACATGGCCAAGCAGACGACAGCCTTTAGCCTCGCCGACCAGTGCGACctcggcctgcgcctcgagggctgcgccgtgcagcagctcgcgcccgacaatggcgagctgctgctggtgctcggCGATGGTCGGCTCGCCATTGTTTCCTTCAAAATTGACGGCCGCACCGTGTCCGGCATCAACATCAAGCCGGTCGCCCccgagagcggcggccatcTGATCAAGAGCGGTGTGTCGTGCGTCTCGAGGCTGGGCGCCAactccttcttcctcggcagcCAGACCAGCGACTCGTCGGTGCTCGGCTGGTCGCGGAAGCAGACCCAAGAAAAGCGCAAGAAGAGAGCGCTCGATCCCGACCTGGGCCTCGACGTGGACGACttggacctcgacgacgacgacgaggacgacgatctgtacggcaacgacgccgaAGCGAAACCGGCACTGGCCGTCAACggcacctcgaggccgggCGACGTCGTGTTCCGGATCCAGGATTCGCTGCTCAGCATCGCGCcggtcctcgacgtcgcgacCGGCAGTCCTCAGTTCTTGCCGGACAGCGAAGAGGCAGACCTGGCCAAGGGCGTGTCTGCGGAGTTGCAGCTCGCGTGCGCCGTCGGGCGTGGCAAGGCGGGATCCATCGCCATCCTGAACCGCGAGATCCAGCCCAAGGTCATCGGCCGCTTCGACTTCCCCGAAGCCCGCGGCTTCTGGACCATGTGCGTCAAGAAGCCCATGTCCAAGGTGCTgggggccagcgccgcgacgggcgaaGACTACGACCCGCCCGCGCAGTACGACAAGTACATGATCGTGGCCAaggtcgacctcgacggctACGAGACGTCCGACGTGTACGCCGTGACGGGGGCGGGGTTCGAGACGCTCAAGGAGACCGAGTTCGAGCCTGCGGCGGGCTTCACCGTCGAGGCTGGAACCATGGGCAAGCAGATGCGCGTGATCCAGGTCCTCAAGTCGGAGGTGCGATGCtacgacggcgacctcgggCTGGCGCAGATCCTACCCATGCttgacgaggagacgggggcCGAGCCGCGGGTGGTGAGCGCGAGCATCGTCGACCCGTACCTGCTATTGAtacgcgacgacggcagcgtctTCCTCGCGCAGATTGACAGCAGcaacgagctcgaggaggttGAAAAGACGGGCTTGCAGTCCAAGTGGGTGTCGGGCTGCTTGTATAATGATGCCGCGGGTGCCTTTGGGTTGGGGCAGCCCGCGGGGGCAGTGATGATGTTTCTACTCGGCGCTTCCGGGGCGCTGCAT GTATACGCGCTCCCCGATCTGTCGAAACCCGTGTTCGTGGCCGAATGCCTCACGTCGATTCCCCCTTTCCTGTCTGCAGACTTTGTTGCTAGGCGCGGAGCGAGCAAGGAGAGCGTGTCTGAGATTCTCGTGGCGGATttgggcgacgccgtggccaagaCGCCATACCTCATC GTGCGACACTCGACGGACGATTTGACCTTGTACGAGCCCGTCAGGCATCAAAAGGACGGCCAGGCGAGCCTGCTGTTCAAAAAGGTGACGAatgccgccatggccaagcgCACCGAGGAGACGccgcaggacgaggaggccgagccCCCACGCTTCTTTCCCCTGCGGCCCTGCGCCAACGTGGGCGGCTACAGCGCCGTCTTCATgcccggcccgtcgccgagcttcGTGCTCAAGAGCAGCAAGAGCATCCCTAGGGTGATTGGCCTGCAGGGCGTCGGCTCGCGCGGCCTCAGCACGTTCCACACCGAGGGATGCGACCGCGGCTTCATCTACGCCGACTCGGAAGGCGTCGCACGGGTCACGCAGCTGCCGGAGGCGACCAACCTCACCGAGCTGGGCCTCTCGGTCAAGAAGATCCCCATGGACCAAGACATCCGCCACGTTTCGTACCACCAGCCCACGGGCACCTACATCGCGGCCTGCACGAGATACGAGCCGTTTGAGCTGCCTCGAGACGACGACTACCACAAGGAGTGGGCCAGGGAGACCATCACGttcccgccgacggcggcgcgcggggtGCTCAAGCTCATCAACCCCGCGACGTGGACCGTCATCCACAGCCTCGAGCTGGAACCGTGCGAGTCGATCGAGAGCATGCGGACGCTGCACCTCGAGGTGTCGGAGGAGACCAGGGAGAGGCGGatgctggtggcggtgggcACGGCGCTGTCCAAGGGCGAGGACCTGCCGACGCGCGGGCGCGTGCAGGTGTTTGACATTGTGGCCGTGATCCCCGAGCCGGGTCGGCCCGAGACGAACCGGCGGCTCAAGctcatggccaaggaggagatACCGCGGGGCGGCATCACGGCGCTGTCCGAGATTGGCACGCAGGGCCTCATGCTCGTGGCGCAGGGGCAAAAGTGCATGGTGCGGGGCCTCAAGGAGGacggctcgctgctgcccgtggcGTTCCTCGACATGAACTGCCACGTCGCCAGCGCGAGGGGCCTGCCCGGCACGGGCCTGTGCCTCATGGCCGACTCGTTCAAGGGGCTGTGGTTCGCGGGCTACACCGAGGAGCCATACACGTTCAAGGTGCTCGGCAAGAGCAGCGGGaccctgccgctgctggtggccgaCTTTctgcccgacggcgaggacctgTCCCTGGTGGCCGTGGACGCCGACGGGGACCTGCACGTCCTTGAGTTTGACCCGGAGC ATCCCAAGAGCCTTCAGGGGCACCTGCTGCTCCACCGCGCCTCCTTTTCCGTCACGCCCAACCCGCCCACGtccagcctcctcctcccgcgcaCGTCGCGGCAGCATCCGAGGTCGCACGTCCTcttcttggcgtcgccgtcgggccagctgtcggcgctgacgccgctgcccgagtcgacgtaccgccgcctcctgtcCGTGACGAACCAGCTGCACccggcgctggtgccgcaCGCGGGGCTGCACGCCAAGGCGTACCGCATCCCCGACACGCAGGGGCGCAACGCGTCCATCGGCGTcgagacggccgcctcgtggGGCAGGGCCGTGGTGGACggggcggtgctggcgcgctggacggagctgggcgccgccaagcgcAGCGAGATTGCGAGCAGGGGCGGCTACGACAGCGCGGCGGACCTGAGGGCGGACCTGGATGCGGTCCTGGGGTGGAGCGGCATGGCATACTTTTGA